GAGAAGTCACGCGTGGCCAGCTCGATGTTCCTGAATCCCTGGACCGCCGCCCCCTGCTTCGACGGCGCCCCCGACTGCGTCGCAGCAAACTGGTCGCGCATCGGAGCAGGTCTTCCGGCGCTTGCGCGGTAGTACCACGCGCGGTCGTAGTCCTTTTCAGAAATGTTCTCGTTCGTTCTATTCAACGTTCTCAGCCAGCTGAATCCGGGCGTCGGGTTTTCAATGAACTGCGCCCCGGCAAAGGTATCGACCCAGCACAGCAGTCTGATCCTGACATTGTGCTCGCCGCGCTCGATCAGCAGGTCGCCGATGCTCAACGTATTGAGCGAATCGCTGCCGCGCTTGAAATACATCGACGGCTGAAAACCCCAGCAGATGATATCGATGGAATGCCGCGCGGCGGCAATCGCGTCATATACGGCGCCGAATGCCTCCGCGCCGTTCACAAGAGGTTTATACGAGCATGGCAAAGGATGAAACTCGCAGGGAGTCCCCTCGTCCGTAATATCCACGAACCACGGCATGCACGCGTACGCACCCGATGTCCAGTTCAATGCGGCCGGGGTCACGATGGGCGGGCTTGTTGTCATGCATCGGCTCCAGAATCCGGATTAAGCAGATCGTTATATCGCTGGCGATGCAGCGCACGGTCACCCGGGGATGTGATATCGGCCGCGCTGCTGCTCGCGTGAAACTGGAACCCTTGATTAGCCAGCATCCCGTTCGCCGCATCCCGATAGTCGCCAGGAACAGGAATCTCATGCTTCACGCCGTTCGCCAGTTCAAGCATGTACTTCTGCGTCGTGACCTGATGGTCGATGGGTAATTGTCCAGTTCTGTCGAACACCCCCTGCTTTATCAACGCACCGTCGGCGTAGAGTTTGTACGGCATGCCGGCAGGCGCGACGTTCGTCGCGGACGGCGAAGCCATGGTGTTAAGGGTGAGTCGTCGTGTCGGCATATCCTTGAATGCCGGGTTGGTCACGTCCATTCGCGTCGGTCCGCTGAACGGGAAATTCGCGCCCTTGAAGTCGATCTTGCCCGGCGCGTGAATTTCGATGTTGCCGTCCTTGACGCGGATATACGCGCCTCCGGAAGTCAGCAGGATTTCCTGCTGCGCAGCCGCCTGTACTTTCTCCGTCACGGAGGACAACAACAACGATTTCTGCGCGGTGAGTTCCACATTGTCCGCGTGAGCCTGTATCTGAATCTTCCCCTTCGCCGCGAACAACTTCATCCCGGCGTTCTGCACGAACAGGCTCAACTTGCTGGTGACGCTTGCGACAAGCGACTTACCCGTCGCGATATGTGTACTTTGGCCGCTCACCAGATTGATGTGCTGGTCCGCCGCAAGGTGCGCAGACTTCTGTGTCGACAGCGCGATACCCGCCGGCGCGGCAAACAGCATCACCGGCTGGGTGAAGGCGCTCGCGTTGCCCGTTCCTCCGCCCGCTGTGTTGCCTCCACCACCGGTCGCACCCGCTTCGCTGTGCTGCGTCGAATCGGCAAATGTCTTGAGGGCGTCGTGCCCGTCCTTCAGACTTTCCGCCTGCGACGCCTCGCTCGCCTGCGACGCAGCGTCGAGCACACCTGTTGCACCGGCAAGCTGGTTGCCCGCAGCCTGTGCATCGAGCGGTTCGCTGACGACGGGGTGTGTCGACACGTACAATCCGCGCCCCGCGCGCAGCGCTCCATACGCTTCAGAACTCAGATCGAAGCCGCTGCCGAGGAAGTTGCCACGCGTGTTGCCGGTATGGTTGATCAGATAACCAAGATGCAGTTGGGCATTCGTGCTGGAACTGTATAAATGGACGCGATTCTGCCCGGTCGCGTCGTCCATCAGCATCTGATTGAAGCCGTCGCCGGAGAATTCTTTGGAGCGGAAGCCCGACAGCAACCCGTTCGAATGCCATTGTGGTTTTGCCGCACCGTTATAGACGCGATGCAACGCAATCGGCCGGTCGATGTCGTTGCCGATATATCCGATCAGCAATTCTTCGCCCGCGCGTGGCATGTGCACGCCGCCGTAGCCATCTCCCGTGTCGGACTGCGCTACGCGCACCCAGCACGATGCGCGCTCGTCGCCCTCGTTTATCCGGTCCCATACGAACAGCACCTTGATACGGTTCAACGCGTCGGTGTACGCCTCCTGCCCTTTTGGACCGGCGACAATGGCCGATTCCAGCTTGGCTTCGGGCTTGTGGTGTTCGAAAGGACTGCGGTAAGGCACTGTCGTGCGCTGCGCTTCGACGCTAACCCGGTAGAACCCCGTTGAGCCGTCTACGTGTGCAACGCTTAGCTGCTTGCCGGGATCGTCGGCGCGAGCCTGTGCGAGTCGATTGTTCAGACTGTGCGGGTAATCTGCTTCATGACCGGAAAGCGGGAGGTTGTTTTCAATGATCCACTCAACCTCAATGACCGCAAACTCGCGCTGATTGCCGGCATCCTGATCATGCGCGGGATGCCCTTCGACGACGAAACGCCGCCCCGCGTCGATTGCCCGCAAACCACCTTCACCATGAAAGCGCTTCGCCTGCGACTCCCATTCTTCCATGCGGATTTTCGAAAGATCGTCGCCGCGATCCTGCAACGGGTACGTATAGCCGCCGGTGTACTCATAGACCTCCGCCTGATTGGGCAACGCACCTTGATTGCCCAGCGTTGGAATCGACGTGCCTTTCGGGTTGAATGGGGTTGACGGGTTCTTGTAGTCAAACGTGCGCGTGGACAACAGCACGGATTGCAACGTCCGCGTACCCGACCATTGCGTTAGCGCGTCGGCCTCGTTGTTCACCCCCGCGCGACTAAAGCCGACCGTCTCCGGCGAGAGCGGCTCGAGAGTCTCAAGGCG
The sequence above is a segment of the Paraburkholderia sp. D15 genome. Coding sequences within it:
- a CDS encoding type VI secretion system Vgr family protein, giving the protein MGTRDAIGAITGGLAQQDRLLKLDTPAGKNVLLPHRVTGRSRIGRDYLFMLDCVSTSGDVQLKTLIAQTVTLWMQQTDGAYLPHHGYVHMARRLGSEGSLTTYQLTFSSWMHFLRFRRDQRHWQDKSVDEIVSDVFNQHPQARGMFRFALSKPLPSRSYCRQDETDWNFVHRLLEDEGLYGVWQQASDGNSHTLIITDRLETLEPLSPETVGFSRAGVNNEADALTQWSGTRTLQSVLLSTRTFDYKNPSTPFNPKGTSIPTLGNQGALPNQAEVYEYTGGYTYPLQDRGDDLSKIRMEEWESQAKRFHGEGGLRAIDAGRRFVVEGHPAHDQDAGNQREFAVIEVEWIIENNLPLSGHEADYPHSLNNRLAQARADDPGKQLSVAHVDGSTGFYRVSVEAQRTTVPYRSPFEHHKPEAKLESAIVAGPKGQEAYTDALNRIKVLFVWDRINEGDERASCWVRVAQSDTGDGYGGVHMPRAGEELLIGYIGNDIDRPIALHRVYNGAAKPQWHSNGLLSGFRSKEFSGDGFNQMLMDDATGQNRVHLYSSSTNAQLHLGYLINHTGNTRGNFLGSGFDLSSEAYGALRAGRGLYVSTHPVVSEPLDAQAAGNQLAGATGVLDAASQASEASQAESLKDGHDALKTFADSTQHSEAGATGGGGNTAGGGTGNASAFTQPVMLFAAPAGIALSTQKSAHLAADQHINLVSGQSTHIATGKSLVASVTSKLSLFVQNAGMKLFAAKGKIQIQAHADNVELTAQKSLLLSSVTEKVQAAAQQEILLTSGGAYIRVKDGNIEIHAPGKIDFKGANFPFSGPTRMDVTNPAFKDMPTRRLTLNTMASPSATNVAPAGMPYKLYADGALIKQGVFDRTGQLPIDHQVTTQKYMLELANGVKHEIPVPGDYRDAANGMLANQGFQFHASSSAADITSPGDRALHRQRYNDLLNPDSGADA